A section of the Elusimicrobiota bacterium genome encodes:
- a CDS encoding transketolase, with product MRALLSDLITRSAVRDPSFVMLSGDHGCVLFNQIRRERPAQFINAGIAEQGMIGIAAGLARVGFKPMVYGLAAFVPMRVLEQIKLDLCVSRLPVVVLGDGAGLVYSTWGVTHQCGEDIAAVAAMPNLRIYSPTDRAEMQVCYDAAMRYQGPSYIRIGKEDRSVAHDGPLDSTDPHFLRTGSGRKVCLVATGSMVSSCLRIAKELDLACVSMPQLKPVGERLPEMLGRFSVVVVVEEHSRYGGLAALVLDALCLGDAVAHRPRIHSLSLEDKFPTRCGSYQYALSEHGLSDAQLGSRIRALLPPAQGT from the coding sequence ATGCGAGCGCTTCTATCGGACCTCATCACGCGATCGGCCGTCCGAGACCCGTCTTTTGTCATGCTTTCGGGAGATCATGGCTGTGTCTTGTTCAACCAGATCCGGCGCGAACGTCCGGCTCAATTCATCAATGCCGGCATCGCGGAGCAAGGCATGATCGGCATCGCGGCGGGCTTGGCGCGCGTGGGCTTCAAACCGATGGTCTATGGGCTGGCGGCTTTCGTCCCCATGCGGGTCCTCGAGCAGATCAAGCTCGATCTCTGCGTTTCCAGGCTGCCGGTCGTCGTGCTGGGAGACGGGGCGGGGCTGGTCTATTCGACCTGGGGGGTGACCCACCAATGCGGCGAAGATATCGCCGCCGTGGCGGCCATGCCCAATCTGCGCATCTATTCTCCGACCGACCGGGCTGAGATGCAGGTGTGTTACGATGCCGCGATGCGCTACCAAGGGCCCAGCTACATCCGCATCGGCAAAGAGGACCGGTCGGTGGCGCACGATGGTCCTTTGGACTCCACAGACCCGCATTTCTTGCGTACCGGCTCCGGCCGCAAGGTCTGCCTGGTGGCGACCGGTTCCATGGTCAGCTCCTGCCTGAGGATTGCCAAAGAACTCGATCTGGCCTGCGTTTCCATGCCGCAGCTCAAGCCCGTCGGAGAGCGTCTCCCCGAGATGCTCGGCCGGTTCTCCGTGGTCGTGGTCGTGGAGGAGCATAGCCGCTACGGAGGCTTGGCTGCCCTGGTCTTGGACGCGCTGTGCCTCGGGGACGCTGTAGCGCACCGGCCCAGGATCCACAGTCTTTCCCTCGAGGACAAATTCCCGACACGCTGCGGTTCCTACCAATATGCTCTGTCCGAGCATGGTCTTTCAGACGCGCAACTGGGGTCTCGCATCCGAGCGTTGCTGCCTCCCGCCCAAGGAACTTAG
- a CDS encoding CHASE2 domain-containing protein, which produces MKKHLPWLAHALGILLLAALVLGASSRAPRLRRSIDNSVQNLLYRLRGAQPGDPRIVLAAIDDESLSRIGAFPWRRSVWARLIDRLTRLGARTIAFDVMFLEPSAYPADDKALAEATRRSGRVIHAAILNRSRDGRPEERLDSLPIVARGAAGVGNVSVTAEIQPDGTIRSYSTRMRSSGHPDTFPMGLVAVAHYLHQDPQQLAAALPARLRLNYRGSWADRSFTVIPVCHILDDQLTLAETGALREAVVFVGSVSSLAFDLYPSPFGGQMPGPLAQLTLADNLLAHRWFATLRPAADFLVCAAPAALLMAWCAALSSAAYLAGVAGVALACVLAGWLAFAAGLWLRPTIMLTVFLVGLVWTLAARLIPVRRG; this is translated from the coding sequence ATGAAAAAGCATCTCCCCTGGCTGGCGCACGCTCTCGGCATCCTCCTCTTGGCGGCTCTCGTCCTGGGAGCGTCGTCGCGCGCCCCGCGCCTGCGCCGGAGCATCGACAACTCCGTCCAGAACCTCCTCTACCGGCTGCGGGGAGCCCAGCCCGGGGACCCGCGCATCGTGCTGGCCGCCATCGATGACGAGTCGCTCTCCCGCATCGGGGCCTTCCCGTGGCGCCGGTCCGTTTGGGCGCGCCTGATCGACCGTCTGACCCGGCTCGGGGCGCGCACCATCGCCTTCGATGTGATGTTCCTGGAACCTTCGGCCTACCCGGCCGACGACAAAGCCCTGGCCGAGGCGACCCGAAGGTCGGGCCGGGTCATCCATGCCGCGATCCTGAACCGGAGCCGGGATGGCCGGCCCGAGGAGCGCCTGGACTCCCTGCCCATCGTCGCGCGCGGCGCCGCGGGGGTGGGAAACGTCTCCGTCACCGCGGAGATCCAGCCCGACGGCACGATCCGGAGCTATTCGACCAGGATGCGCTCCTCAGGACATCCGGACACCTTCCCCATGGGCTTGGTGGCCGTCGCCCATTATCTCCACCAGGATCCCCAGCAGTTGGCGGCGGCCCTGCCGGCCAGGCTCCGTCTCAACTACCGAGGGTCTTGGGCGGACCGGAGCTTCACGGTGATCCCCGTCTGCCACATCCTCGACGACCAGCTCACTCTCGCGGAGACCGGCGCGCTGCGCGAGGCCGTGGTCTTCGTCGGCTCCGTCTCGTCGCTGGCTTTCGACCTGTATCCTTCCCCGTTCGGCGGGCAGATGCCCGGCCCGCTGGCGCAGCTCACCTTGGCCGACAACCTCCTCGCTCATCGCTGGTTCGCGACCCTGCGCCCGGCCGCCGACTTCCTCGTGTGCGCGGCGCCCGCGGCCCTGCTGATGGCCTGGTGCGCCGCCCTATCCAGCGCAGCCTACCTGGCGGGCGTGGCGGGGGTGGCGCTGGCCTGCGTCCTGGCCGGTTGGCTGGCCTTCGCGGCCGGCCTTTGGCTCAGGCCGACCATCATGCTGACGGTTTTCCTGGTGGGTTTGGTCTGGACCCTCGCGGCCAGACTGATCCCCGTCCGGAGGGGCTAA
- a CDS encoding phospholipase D-like domain-containing protein yields MTTSRRSLPRALLAFLFASQCAAAAVVQGPIRLQSWTPAMGLPALAAHAVSPALSSSARTASLLLSAPVLPAAPQVSPLAAPLDAPLPAVQPAAPVSALGQVGSAAQDFTGAWTRGDALGAQEALGTHFDGLAHAAPADAGAELGAGVVQPAPAPIADVPFHGLRLPAAQFSEEGPGWMSSKLIAAMDATQDTMDLALLEVMHRDLVAAVLRAHARGVKVRIVIDSIHVYPEKPGQHRSDEIQQLLDAKVPLRILRGGDRFGLMHNKFAVLDGQLVWSGSANWSRAADNVHQENATYTNDAHRVSGFQEVWGWMWGLGKPFGEPAGRADGRTPPQDSQRPVRFHGEGFPAYAFAPGDGAEGWLLQAIKLSRRTLDIAMFSCTSGRIQSALLEARSRGVKVRIVFDKAQFRYLPPMMWFVDNGFDVLLGEGFRPGKSAMHHKFVVFDGELVQNGSYNWTDNAKFNNFENVQFWDDPALVAKYLAGYERLRARSSPITDEDIAANKATAAERAKEEKEGVAPVEKTGDGRLTRWSAPLWGSRRLALSPFRRAPGAALLG; encoded by the coding sequence ATGACAACTTCGCGCCGCTCCCTGCCTCGGGCCCTGCTGGCTTTCCTCTTCGCCTCCCAGTGCGCCGCGGCCGCCGTCGTGCAGGGGCCGATCCGGCTCCAGTCTTGGACCCCCGCCATGGGGCTGCCGGCGCTTGCGGCGCACGCAGTGTCCCCCGCTCTCTCCAGCTCTGCCCGCACCGCGTCCTTGCTTCTCTCCGCGCCGGTCCTGCCCGCGGCCCCGCAGGTCAGCCCCCTGGCCGCACCTCTCGACGCGCCCCTCCCGGCGGTCCAGCCGGCTGCTCCAGTCTCGGCCTTGGGCCAGGTCGGCTCCGCGGCCCAGGACTTCACCGGAGCCTGGACCCGCGGCGACGCGCTGGGCGCGCAGGAAGCGTTGGGGACGCATTTCGACGGCTTGGCCCACGCGGCCCCGGCCGATGCGGGAGCGGAGCTCGGCGCAGGCGTGGTCCAGCCTGCTCCGGCCCCGATCGCGGATGTCCCGTTCCACGGCCTGCGCCTGCCGGCGGCCCAGTTCTCGGAAGAAGGGCCCGGCTGGATGAGCTCGAAGCTGATCGCGGCCATGGACGCGACCCAGGACACCATGGACCTCGCGCTCCTCGAGGTGATGCACCGCGACCTGGTGGCGGCCGTCCTGCGCGCGCACGCCCGCGGCGTGAAGGTGCGCATCGTCATAGACAGCATCCACGTCTACCCCGAGAAGCCCGGCCAGCACCGCTCGGACGAGATCCAGCAGCTTCTCGACGCGAAGGTCCCGCTGCGCATCCTGCGCGGGGGGGACAGGTTCGGTTTGATGCACAACAAGTTCGCGGTGCTGGACGGCCAGCTGGTCTGGTCCGGCTCGGCCAACTGGTCCCGTGCCGCGGACAACGTGCACCAGGAGAATGCCACTTATACCAACGATGCCCACCGCGTCTCAGGCTTCCAGGAGGTCTGGGGCTGGATGTGGGGCCTGGGCAAGCCTTTCGGCGAGCCGGCGGGCAGGGCCGATGGGCGCACGCCCCCGCAGGACTCCCAGCGTCCGGTGCGGTTCCACGGCGAGGGCTTCCCTGCCTACGCCTTCGCGCCCGGCGACGGGGCCGAGGGCTGGCTGCTCCAGGCCATCAAGCTCTCGCGCCGGACCCTCGACATCGCCATGTTCAGCTGCACCTCCGGCCGCATCCAGTCGGCCCTGCTCGAGGCCCGCAGCCGCGGGGTGAAGGTCCGCATCGTCTTCGACAAGGCCCAGTTCCGCTACCTGCCGCCCATGATGTGGTTCGTGGACAACGGCTTCGACGTGCTCCTGGGCGAGGGCTTCCGGCCGGGCAAGAGCGCCATGCACCACAAGTTCGTGGTCTTCGACGGGGAGCTGGTGCAGAACGGCTCCTACAACTGGACCGATAACGCCAAGTTCAACAACTTCGAGAACGTCCAGTTCTGGGACGACCCGGCTCTCGTCGCCAAGTACCTCGCGGGCTACGAGCGCCTGCGCGCGCGCAGCAGCCCGATCACGGATGAGGACATCGCGGCCAACAAGGCCACCGCCGCGGAGCGCGCGAAGGAGGAGAAGGAGGGCGTGGCCCCCGTTGAGAAGACCGGCGACGGGCGGCTCACCCGCTGGTCCGCTCCGCTTTGGGGCAGCAGGCGCCTGGCCCTCTCGCCGTTCCGCAGGGCTCCCGGCGCGGCATTGCTGGGCTAG
- a CDS encoding transketolase: MLNPDPRPALQPADLRRHVLHMAYRGQAVHIACAFSLIEILAVLYSRFLRFNPLDPGDPGRDYLVLSKGHGAMALYACLRELNWLTQEHLDSYFSDGSELRGLAEAGTPGIEATSGSLGHGLPVAVGIALGLKRRDTRQRVYCIVGDGELNEGSMWEAFAFAAHHGLDNLTVVVDANQWQALGRTKDILDMEPLLDKFRAFKLAAAECGGHDTKALETTLEDLISRAAGQPQVLVARTVKGKGVSFMEGDNQWHYTQLTEQTLARALAELAR, encoded by the coding sequence ATGCTGAATCCGGATCCTCGGCCCGCCCTCCAGCCAGCCGACCTGCGGCGGCACGTCCTGCACATGGCCTACCGGGGACAGGCGGTCCACATCGCCTGCGCTTTTTCGCTCATCGAGATCCTGGCGGTCCTTTACTCCAGATTCCTCCGCTTCAACCCGCTCGACCCCGGCGATCCAGGGCGCGACTATCTGGTGCTGTCCAAGGGTCACGGCGCCATGGCCCTCTACGCCTGCCTGCGCGAGCTGAATTGGCTCACTCAGGAGCACCTCGACAGCTACTTCTCCGATGGCTCCGAGCTTCGGGGGTTGGCGGAGGCCGGCACGCCGGGGATCGAGGCGACATCCGGGTCCTTGGGGCACGGCCTTCCGGTGGCGGTCGGGATCGCCCTGGGCCTCAAGCGCCGCGACACCCGACAGCGGGTCTACTGCATCGTCGGAGACGGAGAACTCAATGAGGGTTCCATGTGGGAGGCGTTCGCCTTCGCCGCGCACCATGGACTCGACAACCTCACCGTGGTCGTCGACGCCAACCAGTGGCAGGCTTTGGGGCGGACCAAGGACATCCTCGATATGGAGCCGCTGCTGGACAAATTCCGGGCCTTCAAACTTGCGGCCGCGGAATGTGGAGGCCATGACACCAAGGCTCTTGAGACGACCTTGGAGGATCTCATCAGCCGCGCCGCCGGGCAGCCGCAAGTCTTGGTCGCGCGGACGGTCAAGGGGAAGGGCGTTTCCTTCATGGAAGGCGACAACCAGTGGCATTACACCCAACTGACCGAGCAGACCCTGGCGCGGGCGCTTGCGGAGCTGGCACGCTGA